Below is a window of Desmonostoc muscorum LEGE 12446 DNA.
CAAGGGGTTCTTCAATAATGCTAAACTCGCCGTTGTCGAAGGGAATCCCTGGTGCTGACACTTTTGGATAAACCCGTTCCCGGATGCTGCGTTTTGCCAATTCGAGAGCGCGGTGGTGGCAGTAAGGATTATTGCCTCTGCGATTGAAAAATACATGTGCTGTCCAAGTGCAGCCTCCGCGACACAACTCAGCAAACTTGCAAGTCTTACAGAATCCCCATAAGTGAGCTGTTCCTTCAGGCGTACCAGCATTAAGATTAAACTGCAATTCTTCAGCTTGTTCAATGACTTCTTGCAAAGAGCGATCGCGGATATTACCACCTGCATAAGCAGCTGTAGGCAATGAAGGACAACCTTTAATCGTACCGTCTGCCTCCAACCCTAGAGTAGACAGTCCAGCACCGCAACCCCGCCAAAATCCCCATTCATCACCTTGTCCCCGCAGCAAACGTTCGTAGGGACCGTAGTAACCAATGTTGTTACCAGCCGCAACTTTTACTCCTTCAGTGTTAGCCTGTCGAACGACACGAGCCACCATAGGGTAGAGGTCTAATAGTTCGCTGGGTTGGAGAAGAATATCCGCATTGTCTGCGGCATTTCCCATCGGCACAGTCAGTTGAATTTGCCATGCTCGCGCACCTGCATCGCGGATATGCTCGTAGATGCGAGGGAATTCTGGGGCAGACAGACGGTTGATTTGCGTATTACAGCCGAAGGGGATTCCGACTTCCTTTAGGTAACTCATGGTTCTTAGTCCAGATTTCCAAGAGCCTTTTCGTCCCCGGAGGCGATCGTGAGTTTCTTCCATTCCATCCGTAGAAACGGAAACTTTAGCAATTCCGGCTTCTTTCATCTGGTACGCCATTTCCAGAGAGATGCCGTAACCCCCGGTAGTCATACCGCAGAGCATACCAGCCTGGGTAATGGCTTTTGCAATTACCAACCAATCGGGGCGCAGAAAAGCTTCTCCTCCAATGAGAGTTACTTCTTTAATCCCGACATCAGCTAACTGCTGAACAAGATTAAGGGCTTCTTCAGTGGAGAGTTCTTTATGCCGTGCCTGTCCTGCCCGCGAACCACAATGACTACAAGCAAGGTTGCATTTCAAAGTGATTTCCCAAACAGCATAACTGGTTCGATGGTACTTTTCAGACATTGTTTTGCCCAGGTTTTGGTATTGGCTTGGTAATAGCAGTGCAATAAGTATTAAATTGTGTCGTATGGGGCTGGAAATATACCGTACAAAGCTACAGGACCTGGATAGCAGCTTTTTTTTATCCCACCTGCGATCGCCTCTAATTCAGCTTCGTCTAGTTCCTCGGTGGAAGTTGCCTCTAACATTTCAGCACTAGTAGTTTCCCATTCTTCTTCAGTGAAAGCATATCCTTCTGCTTGTAAGAAAGTTCCACGTTCTTCAATCGGATAGCTTTCAACTTGAGTACGGAAAGCTTCATCTGTTGTGACTCTCTGATAAAAAGCTTTTGCACTTTCAATAGACATATAATTTCCTCCTATTAATATCTAAAACATTAGGAAAAACAAGATAAAACTACAATGCACAATTTTTGGGTAAGACTATGATTTTTTTCGTTTTGCTTCGTGCCACTATGAATTCACTGTAGTTTATCTAAACTAGGAGATTTGTTCAGCGAGCTTTTTATATCCAGGAATTAACTTACTTTTAACCGTCTTACCATCCACTCAAATCTTTTTGCTGCGATCGCCACACGATCTAAAACGTTATCATTCAATTCATCCTCATATTCTACATCTTTCACCAACGGTGAACCTTTACTATAAACGCGTCTACCATAACCAAGTTGACTCAGCATTCCTTGCAATCTTTGAGAAAGCAAAGTTGCAATAACCTGATAAAAACGAGATGCAAATCCTATATCTTGCTGTAACTTTGCTGCTAATTGCTGTCGGTCAATTGACAACACAATTGAATCTTCAATAGCTTTAACTGTTGCCAAAGGTAGGCGGCCATCAATGAAGGGTGTTTCGCCGATGATTTCGCCTTTGGACAATCTTGCTAGTTCTTTACCAGAAACTTCACTACCTTCTATAGCAGCAAAAGCACGAGCTAAGGGGTTACGCTCATTTTCATCAATAGATAAAGACATTGCTCCATCTAAAAGAATATACAGCCCATCCACAAGCCCTCTTTCACGGATAAGTACTGTATTAGCAAGAATTTTTTGCACTTTACCACAAGTCGTCATCCAATCGATGTCACTATCATGTAATCCTCCTAAGACAAATAGTACATCCCTCAAAGGTTGACTTTGTGCGAAGTTACTACGTCCCTGTTGATTAATGGTGCTTTGAATTCTATCGGAAAGTATAATTGCGATCGCTCGATAAAAACGCGAAGCAAAACCAACATCTTGCTGCAACTTTGCTGCCAATTTCTGTTGGGAAATCGACATTACTAGAGATTTTTCTACAGCTTTTATAGTTGTGGCTGTAAGACGAGTTCCTACAAATGGAAGTTCTCCTACTACCTCGCCACTAGATAATCTCGCAATCTCTCGACTGAAGACTTCATCTCCTTCGATAGCTGCGAAAGCACGAGTTAAAGGATTATTATCTGGTTGAGAAATACTAACTGTTAAAATGCCATCTAGTAAAATGTACAAACAATCGGTAGCTTTTCCTTCTTCGATAAGTATAGTGCCAGCAGCTATTTCTCGTTTATGACCTGTTGCAATCATCCAATCAATGTCACTGGTAGTTAATTCTTTGAGTAGAACTTCTGTCATAACTAATACCTATTTTTAATTTTATCAGAACTTACGCAAAAACTCTCTGCAACTCTTATTCCTTGGCGCACTTGGCGTACTTGGCGGTTCGTTTTTTGATGATTTTGCATAAGTTCTATTTATATTTTGGATTGTTCTAGAGACACGTTAGCGTTCGCGCAGCGTCTCGTAGAGAAGCGGGACGAAGTGCAATTTTGCGTCTCTACACACGAAGTATTCAGCAATCTATCTAAGTTTTGTTGAATAAGTGAGTTCGCCTCTTTTGAAGCTAATTCTTCCAATGTTAAATAAGTCAATGCCATTAACATCAAAGGTTGAATATTAGTATCAGTTAATTTCTGTGCATACTCAGTGTGAAAACGCTGCAAATTTTCGGCGGCTGCTTTCACTAATGCCTGTAGAGTCCTAAAAGCCCCACCGGAGAGTGGTGGATTACCCTGATAATTTTGCAGTCTACCTCCCTCGCGGTAATCAGGAAACGACTCTAAGCCCAGAAATCGCAAACACCAGTCGGCTCGGTAATACCCTCTAGCGGCTACAATGCCCCTGTAGTCAGCAATTAGCTCATCAAGTATATTGTTCCGCATGGAGTTAAACAAGCGGCGTGTAAAGTAATGCGTACATTCATGTTCCAGCCGAATTGTTAGTGATAGCTGCTGCCATTGGGACTCTTCAAGTCCCATATCGCTGGCTGAAACGTTGCTATAAGCGCCATCACTCAAAATAACAAACTTATCCTGATAAAGTTGCTTTTGTGGTATCAACCTTTGAAATTCTTTTGCCCAATTAATTTCTGAGCGAGCAAAATTTTCTGCCTCCCATTTTTGGCGATACTGACGAATCCGATCCCAGTTATTAAATCCGCTAATTATGCAGGCTCCCATTGAGTTAGGGACTGGCTGGGGTTCATTTCGCTTTGTCAAGGCTTGTACTAAAGAAAGAAAGTCCTCTCGGTTTCCAGGTAATAATACTGGTATGATGCCAGCCAAGCTTTGATGCAGTATTAATTGGAGTTTTTCAGGTTGTTGTAAAACTAAACCAGTTGCTTCAGGCATTCCATCGGTAGTAGCGCCCCTACGAGTGGCAGACAGATAAGCTTCAGTTTGGCTGATACCCTCTTCAATGGGGAATCGTAACTGAACCAGTCGTTGTTTGAGTTCTTCAAATACTCCTACGACTCTGGCTTCAACGGCGTATTCTTGCCAAGCAGCCACAAAAAATTCAGGAGTAAGGGGAAACTTGAGAGGATGAGTTAATGTGTTGTGATCAAAAACGTTTTGATTGTATACCAATAATTCTTCCGTCTCTGTAGCATTAGCTCCAAAGTAGGCGAGGACATCGGTACGGAATGATTGTTGAATCATAGGCGAGTGGGGGAGATGAGGAAGCAGGGGGAGCAGGGGAAGAAATACTATTGATGATTGACCAATGCCCAATAACTAACGAGTAACGGCTAAATCAGCAATCTCGTCGGTAATCCCTGCAATTGTTTGACTGATGGGATGTTCAGAGTGACGTAGGGAGAAAATACCAATGCTTGCTAGCTGCATCATTTCTTCGGAAAGGGGCAAAATCCCGGCTACTGGGACGTTGTAGATTTTCTCAACCTGTTGTTGCAAGTCTGCAAAGTTCAAGCTTGGTAGCGCCTTATTGATTACCAACAACATTTTTGGCACTCTGAGCTTGCGAGCTACATCCACTGTTACCGCAGTACCTTGGAAGTCTTGATTATCTGGACGTAAGAGAATTATTAGAACATTGGAAATACCAATGGAAAGTAAGGTTTCTTCATTCAACCCTGGATGTGTATCAATTAATAGGTAGTCTAATTTAAGGCTGCGAATAAGTTGCTGAAAACCATCGTTAAGTCGGATTACATCATACCCTTCACGGAGAATTCTGGCGATTTCACCAGCTTTAATACTAGAAGGTACTAAGTAAAGTTTACCCTTGACTGTACCTGCATTTCCTTGTTCTGCAATTAGAGTATCAGTCACGTCATAGGCAGCGTCTTTAATATCGCATTGTCCCCATAAATAATCATTGAGTGCGCGTTCTATTTTATTCTCGTTAAGTCCGAAAATAACGTGAATTCCTGGTGATTGGATGTCAGTATCAATAATACCTACACGCTGTCCTTGAAGCGCCATAATCGCTGCTATGTTGGCAATCAAGTTTGATTTCCCAGTACCGCCACGGAATGAATGAACTGCGATAATTTGTGCCATATATTACCTCTTAATTAATATTTATTGGACATTGGGCAATTCAATTTTGGATTTTGGATTTTGGATTAAATTTCAATCTAAAATCTAAAATTCCTGCTCCCTCATTTTTCAGACAGTAAGACCTCTGGGAAGGTAAATTTTAACCAGTAGCGATCGCCCCCCAAGGGTAACAAAACTCGTCCGTTTGATAGCTGCAAGTTAAACTGCATATTCTTGTCTCCATTTTGGACTTCTACAAGTGCAGGCAAACTTTTGGAGTCAACTTTTGAGTTGCTCGTGTGCGCCCACACTCTAAGTTCTTTTTCTTGCTTT
It encodes the following:
- a CDS encoding Nif11-like leader peptide family natural product precursor, producing MSIESAKAFYQRVTTDEAFRTQVESYPIEERGTFLQAEGYAFTEEEWETTSAEMLEATSTEELDEAELEAIAGGIKKSCYPGPVALYGIFPAPYDTI
- a CDS encoding cyclic nucleotide-binding domain-containing protein: MTEVLLKELTTSDIDWMIATGHKREIAAGTILIEEGKATDCLYILLDGILTVSISQPDNNPLTRAFAAIEGDEVFSREIARLSSGEVVGELPFVGTRLTATTIKAVEKSLVMSISQQKLAAKLQQDVGFASRFYRAIAIILSDRIQSTINQQGRSNFAQSQPLRDVLFVLGGLHDSDIDWMTTCGKVQKILANTVLIRERGLVDGLYILLDGAMSLSIDENERNPLARAFAAIEGSEVSGKELARLSKGEIIGETPFIDGRLPLATVKAIEDSIVLSIDRQQLAAKLQQDIGFASRFYQVIATLLSQRLQGMLSQLGYGRRVYSKGSPLVKDVEYEDELNDNVLDRVAIAAKRFEWMVRRLKVS
- a CDS encoding nif11-class peptide radical SAM maturase 3, with amino-acid sequence MSEKYHRTSYAVWEITLKCNLACSHCGSRAGQARHKELSTEEALNLVQQLADVGIKEVTLIGGEAFLRPDWLVIAKAITQAGMLCGMTTGGYGISLEMAYQMKEAGIAKVSVSTDGMEETHDRLRGRKGSWKSGLRTMSYLKEVGIPFGCNTQINRLSAPEFPRIYEHIRDAGARAWQIQLTVPMGNAADNADILLQPSELLDLYPMVARVVRQANTEGVKVAAGNNIGYYGPYERLLRGQGDEWGFWRGCGAGLSTLGLEADGTIKGCPSLPTAAYAGGNIRDRSLQEVIEQAEELQFNLNAGTPEGTAHLWGFCKTCKFAELCRGGCTWTAHVFFNRRGNNPYCHHRALELAKRSIRERVYPKVSAPGIPFDNGEFSIIEEPLDVPWPENDPLHFTADSIQWPETWQDKLEVSYSVAI
- a CDS encoding MinD/ParA family ATP-binding protein — its product is MAQIIAVHSFRGGTGKSNLIANIAAIMALQGQRVGIIDTDIQSPGIHVIFGLNENKIERALNDYLWGQCDIKDAAYDVTDTLIAEQGNAGTVKGKLYLVPSSIKAGEIARILREGYDVIRLNDGFQQLIRSLKLDYLLIDTHPGLNEETLLSIGISNVLIILLRPDNQDFQGTAVTVDVARKLRVPKMLLVINKALPSLNFADLQQQVEKIYNVPVAGILPLSEEMMQLASIGIFSLRHSEHPISQTIAGITDEIADLAVTR
- a CDS encoding DUF7005 family protein; amino-acid sequence: MIQQSFRTDVLAYFGANATETEELLVYNQNVFDHNTLTHPLKFPLTPEFFVAAWQEYAVEARVVGVFEELKQRLVQLRFPIEEGISQTEAYLSATRRGATTDGMPEATGLVLQQPEKLQLILHQSLAGIIPVLLPGNREDFLSLVQALTKRNEPQPVPNSMGACIISGFNNWDRIRQYRQKWEAENFARSEINWAKEFQRLIPQKQLYQDKFVILSDGAYSNVSASDMGLEESQWQQLSLTIRLEHECTHYFTRRLFNSMRNNILDELIADYRGIVAARGYYRADWCLRFLGLESFPDYREGGRLQNYQGNPPLSGGAFRTLQALVKAAAENLQRFHTEYAQKLTDTNIQPLMLMALTYLTLEELASKEANSLIQQNLDRLLNTSCVETQNCTSSRFSTRRCANANVSLEQSKI